A stretch of Salvelinus alpinus chromosome 4, SLU_Salpinus.1, whole genome shotgun sequence DNA encodes these proteins:
- the LOC139572252 gene encoding uncharacterized protein: protein MLGTPVPVQQQDSPLLSAPWGINLHSSQNKNHKSAYPRPRCSSAAVDVNGSSLLPHWAEGYPSSTFLPPPPFCFQILNPSSTFLPPPPFCFHILSPSSTFLPPPPFCFQILNPSSTFLPPPPFCFHILSPSSTFLPPPPFCFQILNPSSTFLPPPPFCFHILSPSSTFLPPPPFCFHILNPSSTFLPPPPFCFQILNPSSTFLPPPPFCFQILNPSSTFLPPPFFFHILNPSSTFLPPPFCFHILNPSSTFLPPPPFCFHILNPSSTFLPPPFCFHILNPSSTFLPPPPFCFHILNPSSTFLPPPPFCFHILNPSSTFLPPPPFCFHILNPSSTFLPPPPFCFHILSPSSTFLPPPPFCFHILNPSSTFLPPPFCFHILNPSSTFLPPPPFCFHILSPSSTFLPPPPPFCFHILNPSSTFLPPPFCFHILNPSSTFLPPPFCFHILSPSSTFLPPPPFCFHILNPSSTFLPPPFCFHILNPSSTFLPPPPFCFHILNPSSTFLPPPPFCFHILSPSSIFLPPPPFCFHILNPSSTFLPPPPFFFHILNPSSTFLPPPPFCFQILRGASAHSAPLVPAAMLTPFPTPPLVVIGKVEWRSLLSGNREGERTNMVFYPQGGEWTDIKEEKREDRLLDHRQTTRPQKDY, encoded by the exons ATGCTCGGAACACCCGTCCCTGTTCAGCAACAGGACTCTCCCCTTTTGAGTGCTCCATGGGGTATCAACCTCCACTCTTCCCAGAACAAGAACCATAAGTCAGcgtaccctcggcccagatgttcgtCCGCCGCTGTCGACGTAAACGGTAGCTCCCTGCTACCgcattgggcagagg ggta tccctcctccacctttctccctcctcctcccttctgctTCCAAATCCTCaacccctcctccacctttctccctcctcctcccttctgctTCCACATCCTCAGtccctcctccacctttctccctcctcctcccttctgctTCCAAATCCTCaacccctcctccacctttctccctcctcctcccttctgctTCCACATCCTCAGtccctcctccacctttctccctcctcctcccttctgctTCCAAATCCTCaacccctcctccacctttctccctcctcctcccttctgctTCCACATCCTCAGtccctcctccacctttctccctcctcctcccttctgctTCCACATCCTCaacccctcctccacctttctccctcctcctcccttttgCTTCCAAATCCTCaacccctcctccacctttctccctcctcctcccttctgctTCCAAATCCTCaacccctcctccacctttctccctcctcccttcttcttccacatcctcaacccctcctccacctttctccctcctcccttctgctTCCACATCCTCaacccctcctccacctttctccctcctcctcccttctgctTCCACATCCTCaacccctcctccacctttctccctcctcccttctgctTCCACATCCTCaacccctcctccacctttctccctcctcctcccttctgctTCCACATCCTCAACCCCTCCtctacctttctccctcctcctcccttctgctTCCACATCCTCaacccctcctccacctttctccctcctcctcccttctgctTCCACATCCTCaacccctcctccacctttctccctcctcctcccttctgctTCCACATCCTCAGtccctcctccacctttctccctccccctcccttctgcTTCCACATCCTCaacccctcctccacctttctccctcctcccttctgctTCCACATCCTCAACCCCTCCtctacctttctccctcctcctcccttctgctTCCACATCCTCAGtccctcctccacctttctccctcctcctcctcccttctgctTCCACATCCTCaacccctcctccacctttctccctcctcccttctgctTCCACATCCTCAACCCCTCCtctacctttctccctcctcccttctgctTCCACATCCTCAGtccctcctccacctttctccctcctcctcccttctgctTCCACATCCTCaacccctcctccacctttctccctcctcccttctgctTCCACATCCTCaacccctcctccacctttctccctcctcctcccttctgctTCCACATCCTCaacccctcctccacctttctccctcctcctcccttctgctTCCACATCCTCAGtccctcctccatctttctccctcctcctcccttctgctTCCACATCCTCAACCCCTCCtctacctttctccctcctcctcccttcttcttccacatcctcaacccctcctccacctttctccctcctcctcccttctgctTTCAAATCCTCA ggggtgcttcAGCACATTCAGCACCCCTAGTTCCCGCGGCTATGCTCACCCCCTTTCCTACTCCACCGCTGGTTGTCATTGGGAAGGTGGAGTGGAGGTCACTTCTATCAGGGAACCGTGAGGGGGAGAGGACCAACATGGTCTTTTACCCTCAGGGAGGAGAATGGACTGACataaaggaggagaagagagaagacagactacTGGACCACAGACAGACTACTAGACCACAGAAAGACTACTAG